The proteins below come from a single Tenuifilum thalassicum genomic window:
- a CDS encoding cation diffusion facilitator family transporter, translating into MAHEHHHHEVEGKNLVWTILLNVTITLAETIGGFISGSMSLLGEAAHNLSDILSLIISYVANKVARKKATAEKTFGLKRSEILAAFVNSATLIGLAILILAMSINRLLTPVSINSKWVIWLALLSIIVNGLSVLIIRNDSHKNINIKSAYLHLLSDMLTSIAVLAGGLAMKYLQWYWVDAVFSIVIAIYLIFTSWGIFKTSLKIFMQFSPEGINLNPVINEIEDIQGVKNIHHVHVWQIDEHEIMFEAHLDVNEDIKISEFEVILKQVKDALAKHGINHITIQPEYSVSDSKQLIH; encoded by the coding sequence ATGGCACACGAACATCATCACCACGAAGTTGAAGGCAAAAATTTGGTTTGGACAATTTTACTTAATGTAACAATAACTTTGGCTGAAACCATAGGTGGTTTTATTTCGGGTAGCATGTCGCTACTTGGCGAAGCCGCTCATAACTTAAGCGATATTCTTTCATTAATTATCAGCTACGTTGCCAACAAAGTAGCCCGCAAAAAGGCAACTGCGGAAAAAACCTTTGGATTAAAGCGCTCGGAAATACTTGCTGCTTTTGTCAACTCTGCAACGCTAATAGGCTTAGCCATTTTAATACTAGCGATGAGTATAAATCGTCTACTAACTCCTGTTAGTATCAACTCAAAATGGGTAATTTGGTTAGCGCTTTTAAGCATCATTGTAAACGGTTTGAGCGTTTTAATAATCCGTAACGACTCACACAAAAATATAAATATCAAATCGGCCTACCTGCATTTACTAAGCGACATGCTAACATCTATAGCCGTTTTAGCTGGTGGCTTGGCCATGAAATACCTTCAATGGTATTGGGTTGATGCTGTTTTTAGCATCGTTATAGCCATTTATCTTATTTTCACCTCTTGGGGGATTTTTAAAACCTCCTTAAAGATTTTTATGCAGTTCTCGCCTGAGGGTATCAACCTCAATCCCGTCATTAACGAAATAGAAGATATCCAAGGGGTTAAGAATATTCATCATGTACATGTTTGGCAAATCGACGAGCACGAAATCATGTTCGAAGCTCATTTGGATGTAAATGAAGATATCAAAATCTCTGAGTTTGAGGTTATTCTTAAACAGGTGAAGGATGCACTTGCTAAGCATGGCATCAATCACATTACAATACAGCCTGAGTATTCAGTATCAGATAGTAAACAATTAATTCATTAA
- a CDS encoding thioredoxin family protein has protein sequence MKNKIEILSPGRNCRRTQKIANSIKGILKAKHVDFDLEIISNHEEFKKYKTWILPTVNVNDSIVARGYNPPKEILLKNIK, from the coding sequence ATGAAAAATAAGATAGAGATATTATCCCCTGGACGGAATTGCAGGAGAACTCAGAAAATTGCAAATTCAATAAAAGGAATTTTAAAAGCCAAGCACGTTGATTTTGACTTGGAAATAATAAGCAACCATGAAGAGTTCAAAAAGTATAAAACATGGATTCTTCCTACAGTTAATGTTAACGACTCAATTGTTGCACGAGGCTATAATCCCCCTAAAGAGATTCTTTTAAAAAACATAAAGTAA
- a CDS encoding porin, with protein MKRYLLNITLLLVCFSASSQETEMPKADWNGYTQLRFTSNFNEVNSFSMRRLKLWVNSTPSFNNRWGWKVQTTLTSNQNEKFFLQDVLVYYKEGQFQFNMGQFVPHFSLQRFQPDFQIPLTERSTVIDALIPNGTLGVRDIGIETQYTSKSKQLKAWLGVFNGYGIKEYRFDNTGILLTQKTALNINNGHFHLGYSFMYRKANNLKVQKILPDSITYSGGDIRLNAFAQYRTKHFSVQAEYLQANFEGYKSDGWYLLANLLIGKNIVAASWNMYNDAIESNPNFTNVHLAYSYIADGDKLKVMIDNGINIQQNAIQNYVITLQLQIFLNDNL; from the coding sequence ATGAAAAGATACCTGTTAAATATAACACTTCTCTTAGTTTGCTTTAGCGCTTCATCTCAAGAAACAGAAATGCCTAAAGCAGATTGGAACGGTTATACCCAATTGCGTTTCACTAGCAACTTTAACGAGGTTAACTCATTCTCAATGCGTAGACTTAAGTTATGGGTAAACTCTACCCCAAGTTTTAATAATAGGTGGGGGTGGAAAGTGCAAACCACTTTAACCAGCAATCAAAACGAGAAGTTCTTTTTACAGGATGTACTAGTTTATTACAAAGAAGGGCAGTTCCAGTTTAACATGGGGCAATTTGTCCCCCACTTTAGCTTACAACGATTCCAGCCCGATTTTCAGATTCCCCTAACTGAACGCTCTACAGTAATTGATGCCTTAATACCCAACGGAACACTTGGCGTTAGAGACATTGGGATTGAAACACAATACACATCGAAAAGCAAACAGCTAAAGGCATGGCTAGGCGTTTTTAACGGATACGGTATCAAGGAGTACAGATTCGATAATACGGGAATTCTCTTAACACAAAAAACGGCCTTAAATATTAACAACGGTCATTTTCATCTTGGTTACTCTTTTATGTACAGAAAGGCCAACAACCTAAAAGTTCAAAAGATACTACCCGATTCTATCACTTACTCAGGAGGCGACATCAGATTAAATGCCTTTGCTCAATACCGCACCAAACATTTTAGTGTTCAGGCTGAATACCTACAAGCAAATTTTGAAGGCTACAAATCCGATGGCTGGTATCTGCTAGCTAATCTACTTATAGGCAAAAATATCGTTGCTGCGTCTTGGAATATGTATAACGATGCAATAGAAAGCAATCCCAACTTCACAAACGTTCATCTTGCCTATAGCTATATAGCTGATGGCGATAAGCTGAAGGTTATGATAGATAACGGAATTAACATCCAACAAAATGCAATTCAGAATTACGTTATCACCTTGCAACTTCAAATTTTCTTAAATGATAATTTATGA
- a CDS encoding sulfite exporter TauE/SafE family protein has protein sequence MLYTIVFLVIAAASFIFAMLGLGGGMVYVPVLNWAGFDMVSVAIPLGLLLNGLNTALVLIPFARKKMVDWKGGAVMAGTALIASPLGAMTSEHVPVQTLKILFAAMVVAAALRTLWSSKQAEPEKMMSLKQRSIIGFFVGSFAGFIGGMLGLGGGFIIAPILMMMGYKTKEAAATTAFVVTFSSFSGYLGHISQGHMNWPLTIILVIAVIIGSQLGGRYMTQKAKSKQVKIAYAVVLLLIAIKMVYGVIA, from the coding sequence ATGCTTTACACAATTGTATTTTTAGTAATAGCTGCCGCCTCGTTTATTTTTGCAATGCTTGGCTTAGGAGGCGGAATGGTTTATGTACCAGTTTTAAACTGGGCTGGGTTTGATATGGTTTCGGTGGCCATTCCGTTAGGATTACTGCTTAATGGATTAAACACAGCTTTGGTACTAATTCCCTTTGCCCGTAAGAAAATGGTTGACTGGAAAGGTGGAGCAGTTATGGCTGGAACCGCTCTAATTGCATCGCCTCTTGGAGCTATGACAAGTGAACACGTACCAGTACAAACACTTAAAATTCTTTTTGCAGCAATGGTTGTAGCGGCAGCTCTCAGAACTCTTTGGTCCTCAAAACAGGCAGAGCCTGAAAAAATGATGTCGCTTAAACAAAGAAGCATTATAGGGTTCTTTGTTGGTAGCTTTGCTGGTTTCATTGGTGGTATGCTAGGTTTAGGTGGTGGTTTTATTATTGCTCCGATATTGATGATGATGGGCTATAAAACCAAGGAAGCTGCTGCAACAACAGCATTTGTGGTAACTTTCTCATCGTTCTCCGGTTACCTTGGGCACATCTCGCAAGGGCACATGAACTGGCCACTTACAATAATCTTGGTAATTGCTGTTATAATCGGTTCTCAACTAGGCGGCCGATACATGACCCAGAAGGCTAAATCTAAACAGGTGAAAATAGCCTATGCTGTAGTTCTTCTTCTTATTGCCATCAAAATGGTTTATGGTGTAATAGCTTAA
- a CDS encoding TetR/AcrR family transcriptional regulator: MRQPTDIRQEQIKQAVLDIIYTDGLKNLSTRMLAKRIGMSEGAIFRHFSTKQDIILSIIKDVQTDFIGGLRKIATSNNSPQQRLEELLCYTIKYLTDNKGITLLLFSEASHNNDTEMKKALMQIFNSQKKLISKIVLDGIAEGIWDESIPVENVAMLYMGIPVSLNVELVLSNGQMDTSNFCNRMLQLINRMLAK; this comes from the coding sequence ATGCGACAACCTACCGACATACGGCAAGAGCAGATAAAGCAAGCGGTGCTTGACATCATATATACCGATGGGTTGAAAAACCTATCGACCCGCATGCTGGCGAAACGAATTGGGATGAGCGAAGGAGCGATCTTCAGACATTTCTCTACCAAGCAGGATATCATCCTTTCGATTATTAAAGATGTCCAAACTGATTTTATTGGTGGACTAAGAAAAATTGCAACATCAAACAACTCACCACAACAAAGGCTCGAGGAACTGTTGTGTTATACCATAAAATACCTTACCGATAATAAGGGCATTACCCTTTTGCTTTTTTCAGAAGCATCGCACAATAATGATACGGAAATGAAGAAAGCGTTAATGCAGATTTTTAACTCGCAAAAAAAACTTATTAGCAAGATTGTACTTGACGGAATTGCAGAAGGTATTTGGGATGAGAGCATTCCTGTTGAGAATGTAGCCATGCTTTATATGGGCATACCAGTTTCGCTTAACGTGGAACTTGTACTTAGCAACGGGCAAATGGACACATCAAACTTTTGTAACAGGATGCTTCAGCTAATTAACAGGATGTTAGCAAAATAA
- a CDS encoding DUF5694 domain-containing protein has translation MKLTYTLLSFCLLSQIGFSQNDSKAYKTPVMTLGVFHFAYPNRDAVKTKKEDQISVLDEPYQSEIVAICKAIEEFNPTVIALEIDPSVQHKTDSLYNLYKMDKFQLKKNEIFQLGFRMAKNLNLSKLYCVNDWGRYYAGLEDIFKDSARLARFEHYYNHFPDSAYALKETAKRVESILAELKRLNAPERIKQRLSVYLLNPFKYEETPGDFTGVDFETSRWFSRNLRIFRNVQRIEREPNDRILIIMGADHLNLLNIFFDVSNEYELVSPMPYLDKVKTDNFAKKVSPESV, from the coding sequence ATGAAATTAACTTACACTTTGCTTAGCTTCTGCCTTTTAAGTCAGATTGGTTTTTCTCAAAACGATAGTAAGGCTTATAAAACTCCAGTTATGACATTGGGAGTTTTTCATTTTGCTTATCCTAATCGCGATGCTGTTAAAACAAAAAAGGAAGATCAGATATCGGTTTTAGACGAACCATATCAATCAGAGATAGTAGCAATCTGTAAAGCCATTGAAGAGTTCAACCCCACGGTAATAGCCTTAGAAATCGACCCTTCAGTGCAGCATAAAACAGACTCGCTTTACAACTTGTATAAAATGGATAAATTCCAATTGAAAAAAAATGAAATATTCCAATTAGGATTTCGAATGGCTAAAAATCTTAATCTATCAAAACTATATTGTGTTAACGATTGGGGAAGATATTATGCAGGCTTGGAAGATATTTTCAAAGACAGTGCTCGCCTGGCCCGATTTGAGCACTATTATAACCATTTTCCAGATTCTGCCTATGCATTAAAAGAGACCGCCAAAAGAGTAGAAAGTATTTTAGCAGAACTAAAAAGGCTAAATGCTCCTGAACGTATTAAGCAACGTTTATCTGTTTATCTGCTCAATCCCTTTAAATATGAAGAGACTCCTGGCGATTTTACGGGAGTTGATTTTGAAACGAGCAGATGGTTTAGCAGGAATCTAAGAATTTTCAGAAATGTTCAGCGAATTGAGCGGGAACCCAATGATCGAATATTAATTATCATGGGTGCAGACCACTTAAACCTGTTAAATATCTTTTTTGATGTATCAAACGAATATGAACTGGTATCGCCTATGCCCTACTTAGACAAGGTGAAGACAGATAACTTTGCAAAAAAAGTTAGCCCTGAGTCTGTCTGA
- a CDS encoding permease has protein sequence METKKELQILFWIVFFFALAFFMPVDSATFRTAVDATLDLTRWYAREHVVLCLLPAFFIAGVISVFVSQGSVLKYFGANAKKWLAYSVAAVSGTILAVCSCTILPLFSSIHKRGAGLGPAIAFLYSGPAINILAIILTARILGVEMGIARTIGAAVFSVVIGIAMSLIYRKEEQAKREGQMNIVLPPEKRPMWQTSFHFFTLVLILVFANWGKPAAGDTSSAWYYLYAYKWYITGFFGLFLTYSLIYILKIKWQWVAGAAGVTLLSVVLANMYITNPKVLPLVPMLVAIISLAVITLKDKNDDENKEWTIASWGFAKQIMPLLAVGVVTAGFLLGSTHDGQTIPGVIPNEWIAYLVGGNSIFANFFASVVGAFMYFATLTEVPILQGLLASGMGKGPALALLLAGPSLSLPNMLVIRGVIGTRKTLVYVSLVVVMATISGLIYGALF, from the coding sequence ATGGAAACTAAAAAGGAACTACAGATACTATTCTGGATTGTATTTTTCTTTGCTTTAGCATTCTTTATGCCAGTGGATAGCGCTACCTTCAGAACGGCTGTTGACGCCACACTTGATTTAACCCGCTGGTATGCGCGAGAGCATGTTGTACTTTGCTTGCTTCCTGCATTTTTTATTGCTGGTGTAATTTCGGTATTTGTAAGCCAAGGCTCTGTTCTTAAATATTTTGGAGCAAACGCAAAAAAATGGCTAGCTTATTCCGTTGCTGCAGTTTCGGGGACAATTCTTGCGGTATGCAGCTGTACAATTCTACCTCTATTTTCAAGTATCCATAAGCGTGGCGCAGGATTAGGGCCTGCCATTGCTTTTCTATACTCAGGACCAGCCATTAATATACTTGCTATAATACTAACTGCACGTATACTGGGAGTAGAAATGGGTATAGCCCGAACAATTGGTGCAGCTGTATTTAGCGTGGTAATTGGAATTGCCATGTCGCTTATCTATCGTAAGGAAGAACAAGCAAAGCGCGAAGGTCAGATGAACATAGTGTTGCCGCCAGAGAAACGTCCCATGTGGCAAACATCATTTCACTTTTTCACCCTAGTACTCATTCTCGTTTTTGCAAACTGGGGCAAACCAGCAGCTGGTGATACTTCAAGCGCATGGTATTACCTATATGCATATAAATGGTACATTACAGGATTCTTTGGTCTGTTCCTCACCTACTCATTAATCTATATTCTCAAAATCAAATGGCAATGGGTTGCAGGTGCAGCTGGTGTTACCCTATTATCGGTCGTTCTAGCAAATATGTATATAACAAACCCCAAAGTTCTTCCACTTGTACCCATGTTAGTTGCCATTATTTCACTTGCTGTCATCACTTTGAAAGATAAAAATGATGACGAGAACAAGGAGTGGACCATTGCATCATGGGGATTTGCCAAGCAAATCATGCCGCTTCTAGCAGTAGGGGTGGTTACTGCGGGATTTCTTCTTGGTTCTACTCACGATGGACAAACCATACCCGGAGTAATTCCTAATGAATGGATTGCATACCTTGTTGGAGGAAACTCGATATTCGCCAACTTCTTTGCATCAGTTGTAGGAGCTTTTATGTACTTTGCAACTCTTACCGAAGTGCCAATCTTGCAAGGATTGCTAGCCTCAGGTATGGGAAAGGGACCTGCCCTAGCGCTTCTGCTCGCAGGACCATCGTTATCCTTACCTAACATGCTTGTAATTCGTGGGGTTATTGGTACTCGCAAAACTTTGGTTTATGTTTCGCTGGTAGTTGTAATGGCCACAATTAGTGGTTTGATCTACGGTGCACTATTTTGA
- a CDS encoding aromatic aminobenezylarsenical efflux permease ArsG family transporter: protein MDFIQDLIQNSNIPVLTAFLLGLATAISPCPLATNITAIAYISKDIENQRRVFYSGLVYTLGRAITYTAIGLLFFFGASQFKIAGFLNKYGERIIGPALIIIGLFMLDIIKIKLGNTGKLSERIGEKAKSGNFLSVLFMGMAFALAFCPYSGVLYFGMLIPITISSAKGLYLPIIYAFGTGLPVIIFAYFIAFTVGGIGNIYNKVKTFELWFRRVVAFIFIGVGIYYLSIFLF, encoded by the coding sequence ATGGATTTTATCCAAGACCTAATCCAGAACTCAAACATCCCCGTACTTACTGCATTTCTGCTGGGGTTGGCAACGGCAATCAGCCCTTGCCCCCTAGCAACAAATATTACTGCCATAGCATACATCAGCAAGGACATTGAAAACCAACGCCGCGTGTTTTACAGTGGACTTGTTTATACACTTGGCAGGGCAATTACTTACACTGCAATTGGCTTGCTCTTCTTTTTTGGTGCAAGCCAGTTTAAAATTGCAGGTTTCCTAAATAAGTACGGAGAACGAATTATAGGACCCGCTCTTATCATTATTGGGCTATTCATGCTTGATATCATTAAAATTAAACTGGGGAACACTGGCAAGCTTTCTGAACGAATAGGAGAAAAGGCTAAAAGTGGAAACTTTTTAAGTGTTCTGTTTATGGGTATGGCTTTTGCGCTTGCATTTTGCCCATATAGCGGAGTTCTATACTTTGGGATGCTAATCCCAATAACAATTTCTAGTGCTAAAGGACTTTATCTTCCAATTATTTATGCATTTGGAACTGGCTTGCCTGTTATCATTTTTGCCTATTTCATTGCATTTACTGTAGGAGGAATTGGAAACATCTATAATAAGGTTAAAACCTTTGAACTTTGGTTCAGACGTGTGGTTGCATTTATTTTTATTGGGGTAGGCATATACTACCTAAGCATTTTTCTGTTTTAG
- a CDS encoding nitrophenyl compound nitroreductase subunit ArsF family protein, with protein MKTLRYLLLFTASLTIASCQGKVNSQANDSSDKNSGSPVTIYYFHGEHRCPTCLAIEKETKTTFEVNLSKEAEAGTVEFEVINADEAKNQALCEKYGVYGSTLLLVKGNKTVNLTNMAFSNARRNPDQFREELANEVKKLIKG; from the coding sequence ATGAAAACACTAAGATATTTATTGCTATTTACTGCAAGCCTAACAATTGCCAGTTGTCAAGGAAAAGTTAACTCACAGGCAAATGATTCGTCCGACAAAAACAGTGGCAGTCCAGTAACCATTTACTACTTTCATGGTGAGCATCGTTGCCCAACATGCTTAGCTATAGAAAAAGAAACAAAAACAACTTTTGAAGTCAACCTATCGAAAGAGGCAGAGGCAGGAACCGTTGAGTTTGAGGTTATCAATGCTGATGAGGCAAAAAATCAAGCTCTTTGTGAAAAATATGGTGTTTATGGCTCAACATTGTTACTGGTTAAAGGCAACAAAACTGTAAACCTAACCAATATGGCTTTTTCAAATGCCCGTCGTAATCCTGACCAGTTCCGTGAGGAACTTGCCAACGAGGTTAAAAAACTAATAAAAGGTTAA
- a CDS encoding thioredoxin family protein gives MEIKVLGTGCPKCKALEQATQNAVAELGVSANISKVEDIVDIMNYGVMRTPALVINEKVVLSGRVPTASELKELLTKNQ, from the coding sequence ATGGAAATTAAAGTTTTGGGAACAGGATGCCCTAAGTGCAAAGCGCTTGAGCAGGCAACACAAAATGCTGTTGCTGAACTAGGAGTTAGTGCAAACATCTCAAAGGTAGAAGATATTGTGGATATTATGAACTACGGTGTAATGCGAACACCTGCACTTGTAATAAACGAAAAGGTTGTTCTTTCTGGACGTGTACCAACAGCAAGCGAACTAAAAGAGCTATTAACTAAAAATCAATAA
- a CDS encoding ArsR/SmtB family transcription factor encodes MIKKSYTDEQIRLARYAKALSHPVRIQILQILSQQSCCYSGDIVDDLPIARSTLSQHLSELREAGLIQGEFNPPKIKYCIRQEAWAEAQKLFENFFKNLKNSTNL; translated from the coding sequence ATGATAAAGAAGAGCTATACAGATGAGCAGATAAGGTTAGCGCGCTATGCCAAAGCGCTTAGCCACCCGGTAAGGATACAAATACTTCAAATACTATCACAGCAGAGTTGCTGTTATAGTGGTGATATAGTTGACGACCTTCCCATCGCCCGTAGCACACTCTCGCAGCACCTCTCAGAGCTGCGTGAGGCAGGGCTTATTCAAGGTGAATTTAATCCACCAAAAATTAAGTACTGCATCCGTCAAGAGGCATGGGCAGAAGCCCAAAAGCTTTTTGAGAACTTCTTCAAAAATCTCAAAAACTCAACCAACTTATAA